One window of the Natronomonas marina genome contains the following:
- a CDS encoding DUF7109 family protein → MFTTDELAGIVDLFGALHRSELETALSELAFRRGDDPPEGAVDEALEAFVLVAFEDGGDEPLLAPGPAAFPTLPEGAEDLPHILDVEKRSVDEERVGRAAEERLRAEAARAVADGDDARAAELLDVSYDLESWAPVELGALRERLDDATDGTN, encoded by the coding sequence GTGTTCACGACCGACGAGCTGGCGGGGATCGTCGACCTGTTCGGCGCGCTCCACCGGTCGGAACTGGAGACGGCGCTGTCGGAGCTGGCCTTCCGGCGGGGCGACGACCCCCCCGAGGGCGCCGTCGACGAGGCCCTCGAGGCGTTCGTCCTCGTCGCCTTCGAGGACGGGGGCGACGAGCCCCTGCTCGCGCCCGGCCCGGCGGCGTTCCCGACGCTGCCGGAGGGCGCCGAGGACCTCCCGCACATCCTCGACGTCGAGAAGCGGTCGGTCGACGAAGAGCGGGTCGGTCGCGCGGCCGAGGAACGGCTCCGTGCGGAGGCCGCCCGCGCCGTCGCCGACGGCGACGACGCCCGGGCCGCCGAACTGCTCGACGTGAGCTACGACCTCGAATCGTGGGCGCCGGTCGAGTTGGGGGCGCTGCGGGAGCGACTCGACGACGCCACCGATGGGACGAACTAA
- a CDS encoding nucleoside deaminase: MTADFDDFDHESHMRRAFEEARAATERGDRPFGSVLVRDDEVVMAESNRVVTENDVRRHPELHLAYRACREMTAGERAETVMYTSTEPCPMCAGGIVQAGFDRVVYSVGGDEIAEFVGQAPAVRSARILDGVTEVVGPVLNEEGRALHDAFGWDR; this comes from the coding sequence GTGACCGCCGACTTCGACGACTTCGACCACGAATCACACATGCGGCGCGCCTTCGAGGAGGCCCGGGCCGCCACCGAGCGCGGCGACCGGCCGTTCGGGAGCGTCCTCGTCCGCGACGACGAGGTCGTCATGGCCGAATCGAACCGCGTCGTCACCGAGAACGACGTCCGGCGGCACCCGGAACTCCATCTCGCGTACCGCGCCTGCCGGGAGATGACCGCCGGGGAACGCGCCGAGACGGTCATGTACACCAGCACGGAGCCGTGCCCGATGTGTGCCGGCGGGATCGTGCAGGCGGGCTTCGACCGCGTCGTCTACAGCGTCGGCGGCGACGAGATAGCCGAGTTCGTCGGGCAGGCGCCGGCGGTCCGCTCGGCCCGAATCCTCGACGGCGTCACCGAGGTCGTCGGGCCGGTGCTGAACGAGGAGGGGCGGGCGCTCCACGACGCGTTCGGCTGGGATCGCTAG
- a CDS encoding NUDIX hydrolase encodes MDWQRVAAHEPIEVTDEEREAAVLAPVVTRADGEYLLFTKRADHLGEHPGQMSFPGGGREPSDEDLVATAKREGREEIGLRPEEVDVVGQLDDIRTITNYAVRPFVAKIPDREYTPDEREVAEIAVLSVAALTDLGNYESERRDHPHYGEVRIHFFRVDGYTVWGATGRMLVQLLELATDWEMPAEPDRVVDPDADFPV; translated from the coding sequence ATGGACTGGCAGCGGGTGGCCGCCCACGAGCCGATCGAGGTGACCGACGAGGAGCGCGAGGCCGCCGTCCTCGCGCCGGTCGTCACCCGCGCCGACGGCGAGTACCTGCTGTTCACGAAGCGCGCGGACCACCTCGGCGAACACCCCGGCCAGATGAGCTTCCCCGGGGGCGGCCGCGAGCCGAGCGACGAGGACCTCGTCGCCACCGCCAAACGCGAGGGCCGCGAGGAGATCGGACTCCGGCCCGAGGAGGTCGACGTCGTCGGCCAACTCGACGACATCCGTACCATCACCAACTACGCCGTCCGGCCGTTCGTCGCCAAAATCCCGGACCGGGAGTACACCCCCGACGAGCGCGAGGTCGCCGAAATAGCGGTCCTGTCGGTGGCGGCGCTGACCGACCTGGGCAACTACGAGTCCGAGCGCCGCGACCACCCCCACTACGGCGAGGTACGTATCCACTTCTTCCGGGTCGACGGCTACACCGTCTGGGGGGCGACCGGCCGCATGCTCGTGCAGTTGCTCGAGCTGGCGACCGACTGGGAGATGCCCGCCGAACCCGACCGCGTCGTCGACCCCGACGCCGACTTTCCCGTCTGA
- the folP gene encoding dihydropteroate synthase has product MEYHEAANFLFDLRRYSPTTGVESTRRLLEYLDCLDPEFRVVQVAGSNGKGSTARMVERVLREAGYSVGLYTSPHLDDVRERVRVDGRKVTRRAVTEFVETAEPYVTERAAEGDSPTFFETTTALAAWAFARADVDVAVLEVGIGGRYDATSALEADAAAVTSVTLEHADILGDTVEEIARDKAAVAPSNRPLVTGATGAARSAVEDAAADVLRVGTDPDAEVRVVDRGREGLEQAVTVEGDGWSVETAVPLLGSYQANNAGVAAALARQVADPSPGDIARGLRNAHWPGRFEVMDRDPLVVLDGAHNPGSCEGVAETLSTFDYDDLHLVFGAMCDKDHAGMVEALPDADRVYTCRPDFERAETPEVLAKTFEDADVTARSAVADAVEAALGAADEGDAVLVCGSLFVVAEARRRWTRLRVPKRVPDLETAEGVLDAAEVTEGGVRRMRGKGVHRVVATRVQPRQADYLKQELLSLGGECATSGLIAQDRELVDVVLMGTLAQFRRLVGKLDDQPYGLSVVGEELRETLAIQRRPDERGYPWENGTAVMGVLNVTPDSFHDGGRYEDVEDAVASAEAMVEAGADVVDVGGESTRPGADPVPVDEERERVVPVVEALTDLDCLVSVDTRRAEVARAALEAGADVLNDVSGLEDPEMRLVAADHDVPVVVMHSVETPVDPDADIEYDDVVGDALDALTERVLLAEKAGLDRSQIVVDPGLGFGKSAAESFELLGRLGEFRALGCPVLVGHSRKSMFGLVGRETSENRLAATVAATAVAAERGADIVRVHDVEENVAAVRTVAAAADPGRFDGA; this is encoded by the coding sequence ATGGAGTACCACGAGGCGGCGAACTTCCTGTTCGACCTCCGCCGGTACTCGCCGACGACGGGCGTCGAGTCGACCCGACGCCTGCTGGAGTATCTCGACTGTCTCGACCCCGAGTTCCGGGTCGTTCAGGTCGCGGGATCGAACGGGAAGGGCAGCACCGCCCGCATGGTCGAGCGCGTCCTTCGGGAGGCGGGGTACAGCGTGGGGCTGTACACCTCGCCGCACCTCGACGACGTCCGCGAGCGGGTCCGGGTCGACGGCCGGAAGGTCACCCGCCGGGCCGTCACCGAGTTCGTCGAGACGGCGGAGCCGTACGTCACCGAGCGGGCGGCCGAGGGGGACTCGCCCACCTTCTTCGAGACCACCACCGCGCTCGCCGCGTGGGCCTTCGCCCGCGCCGACGTCGACGTCGCGGTGCTGGAGGTCGGCATCGGCGGCCGCTACGACGCCACGAGCGCGCTCGAAGCCGACGCCGCCGCGGTCACGAGCGTCACGCTCGAACACGCCGACATCCTGGGCGACACCGTCGAGGAAATCGCCCGCGACAAGGCCGCCGTCGCGCCGTCGAACCGCCCGCTCGTCACCGGCGCCACGGGCGCAGCACGGTCGGCCGTCGAGGACGCCGCCGCCGACGTCCTGCGGGTCGGCACCGACCCCGACGCCGAGGTCCGGGTCGTCGACCGCGGCCGCGAGGGTCTCGAACAGGCCGTCACCGTCGAGGGCGACGGCTGGTCCGTCGAGACGGCCGTCCCGCTTCTGGGGAGCTACCAGGCGAACAACGCCGGCGTCGCCGCGGCGCTGGCCCGGCAGGTGGCCGACCCCTCGCCGGGCGATATCGCGCGGGGGCTCCGGAACGCCCACTGGCCCGGCCGCTTCGAGGTGATGGACCGGGACCCGCTGGTCGTGCTCGACGGCGCTCACAACCCCGGTAGCTGCGAGGGGGTCGCCGAGACGCTCTCGACGTTCGACTACGACGACCTCCACCTCGTGTTCGGCGCGATGTGCGACAAGGACCACGCCGGCATGGTCGAGGCGCTGCCGGACGCCGACCGCGTGTACACCTGCCGGCCGGACTTCGAGCGGGCGGAGACGCCGGAGGTGCTGGCCAAGACCTTCGAGGACGCCGACGTGACCGCCCGGTCGGCGGTCGCCGACGCCGTCGAGGCGGCGCTGGGCGCGGCCGACGAGGGGGACGCCGTCCTGGTCTGTGGCTCGCTGTTCGTCGTCGCGGAGGCCCGCCGCCGGTGGACCCGCCTTCGGGTGCCCAAGCGCGTGCCGGACCTCGAGACCGCCGAGGGGGTCCTCGATGCCGCCGAGGTCACCGAGGGCGGCGTCCGCCGGATGCGCGGCAAGGGCGTCCACCGCGTCGTCGCCACGCGGGTCCAGCCCCGACAGGCCGACTACCTCAAGCAGGAACTGCTGTCGCTGGGCGGGGAGTGTGCCACCTCCGGGCTGATCGCCCAGGACCGCGAACTCGTCGACGTCGTCCTGATGGGGACGCTGGCGCAGTTCCGCCGCCTCGTCGGGAAACTCGACGACCAGCCCTACGGCCTGTCGGTCGTCGGCGAGGAACTGCGCGAGACGCTCGCCATTCAGCGCCGGCCCGACGAGCGGGGCTACCCCTGGGAGAACGGCACCGCGGTGATGGGCGTACTCAACGTCACGCCCGATTCGTTCCACGACGGCGGCCGCTACGAGGACGTCGAGGACGCCGTCGCCAGTGCCGAGGCGATGGTCGAGGCTGGCGCCGACGTCGTCGACGTGGGCGGCGAATCCACGCGGCCGGGCGCCGACCCGGTCCCGGTCGACGAGGAGCGAGAGCGCGTCGTCCCGGTCGTCGAGGCGCTGACCGACCTGGACTGCCTCGTCTCCGTCGACACGCGGAGGGCCGAGGTTGCCCGCGCCGCGCTGGAGGCGGGCGCCGACGTGCTGAACGACGTCTCCGGTCTCGAGGACCCCGAGATGCGGCTCGTCGCCGCCGACCACGACGTCCCGGTGGTCGTGATGCACTCCGTGGAGACGCCGGTCGACCCCGACGCCGACATCGAGTACGACGACGTGGTCGGCGACGCGCTGGACGCCCTGACCGAGCGGGTGCTGCTCGCCGAGAAGGCGGGGCTGGACCGCTCACAGATCGTCGTCGACCCCGGCCTCGGCTTCGGGAAGTCCGCCGCCGAGAGCTTCGAGTTGCTGGGGCGACTGGGGGAGTTCCGGGCGCTCGGCTGTCCGGTGCTGGTCGGCCACTCCCGGAAGTCGATGTTCGGGCTGGTCGGCCGGGAGACCTCCGAGAATCGCCTCGCGGCGACCGTGGCGGCGACGGCGGTGGCCGCCGAGCGCGGCGCCGACATCGTCCGCGTCCACGACGTCGAAGAGAACGTCGCCGCGGTGCGGACGGTCGCGGCCGCGGCCGACCCCGGGAGGTTCGACGGGGCGTAG
- a CDS encoding DUF429 domain-containing protein: MEVRGVDFSGSAEPGCDIWLADGRFDGDRLEVLSCRPAAEAFGATARKPVLEALAESLRTREGTTGLDFSFGLPAALLPPEIDGWAESVEWFAREFREADADGMREALKRRARASDADGVELKRRTDDAVRANSPYSFITYYQTLYGVRDLLAPLVADGAVSAPPMQAPGDPNLVEIYPAGTLRRLDTVDEGYKEATGEARGRREEILAALDAETALEVRIDDEVRERAVAESGGDALDSVVAAVATARAVDRGFEPTTPHDEREGCIYV; this comes from the coding sequence ATGGAGGTTCGCGGCGTCGACTTCAGTGGTTCGGCGGAACCGGGCTGTGACATCTGGCTCGCCGACGGGCGCTTCGACGGCGACCGCCTCGAGGTGCTGTCGTGTCGGCCCGCCGCCGAGGCGTTCGGTGCGACCGCTCGAAAGCCGGTCCTGGAGGCCCTGGCCGAGTCGCTCCGCACCCGCGAGGGGACGACCGGGCTCGATTTCTCCTTCGGCCTGCCCGCCGCGTTGCTGCCACCGGAAATCGACGGCTGGGCCGAATCCGTCGAGTGGTTCGCCCGGGAGTTCCGCGAGGCCGACGCCGACGGGATGCGCGAGGCGCTGAAGCGACGAGCGAGGGCGAGTGACGCCGACGGCGTCGAGTTGAAACGCCGGACCGACGACGCGGTCCGGGCGAACTCGCCGTACAGCTTCATCACCTACTACCAGACGCTGTACGGCGTCCGGGACCTGCTCGCGCCGCTCGTGGCCGACGGTGCCGTCTCGGCCCCGCCGATGCAGGCGCCCGGCGACCCCAACCTCGTCGAAATCTACCCGGCCGGGACGCTGCGACGACTCGACACCGTCGACGAGGGATACAAGGAGGCCACCGGCGAGGCCAGGGGCCGCCGCGAGGAGATACTGGCCGCACTCGACGCCGAGACGGCCCTCGAGGTTCGAATCGACGACGAGGTGCGCGAGCGGGCCGTCGCCGAATCCGGCGGCGACGCACTGGACAGCGTCGTCGCCGCCGTCGCGACCGCCCGGGCCGTCGACCGAGGGTTCGAGCCGACGACCCCGCACGACGAGCGCGAGGGCTGCATCTACGTCTGA
- a CDS encoding AMP-dependent synthetase/ligase encodes MDWRETEREYTDEVIGETTIPELLFDSVERNADRDAQMYKGGVHDRSLTPGVVPEPPEGEYGAITYEEMGDIVRHLAAGFRELGVGSDDRVGIYADTRMEWSHADYAIQSAQGVVTTVYTESSAPQVQYLLDDNDAMGCVVENEDLLETVLSVEDELDLEFVVVVDEFEAHADREDIHSLAEVHELGVESFDEERFQSWLDDREWTDLCSLVYTSGTTGDPKGVELTHKNWRTCFNQLRKRIGPRPDKGDDIPVMEAGMTALSFLPLAHAFERINHFHELGIGMTVAYAESADTVGDDIEQVGPDAAASVPRVYERIYNQMREQAAESPVKKRIFEWAVDTAQTYDDADDPGFLLETKLSIADRLVFSQVREALGGNIKLFVSGGGSLSADLAKLYRAMGLTILEGYGLTETAPALTTNPPEDIRIGTMGTALCEVDLALDPHVVTEETKESAEGEVGELLAKGPNVFSSYWNKPDKTAAAFTEDGYFRTGDIVARDEDGYVTFVDRRKNLLVLDTGKNVAPEPIEGEFATSARVDQIMVTGDDEKFIGAVIAPNLEQMREWADEEGIDLPEDPETAVRDDRVHEWIAEEVDRVNERLGHHETIKEFRLVGQEWTADNDLLTPSMKKKRRNIRETYSEEIDDIYGRRAEAEATTD; translated from the coding sequence ATGGACTGGAGAGAGACCGAACGGGAGTACACGGACGAGGTGATAGGGGAGACGACCATCCCGGAACTGCTGTTCGACTCCGTCGAGCGGAACGCGGACCGGGACGCCCAGATGTACAAGGGGGGTGTCCACGATCGCTCGCTGACGCCGGGGGTGGTGCCGGAACCGCCCGAAGGGGAGTACGGCGCCATCACCTACGAGGAGATGGGCGACATCGTTCGGCACCTTGCCGCGGGCTTCCGCGAACTCGGCGTCGGGTCGGACGACCGGGTCGGCATCTACGCCGACACGCGGATGGAGTGGTCTCACGCCGACTACGCCATCCAGTCCGCGCAGGGCGTCGTCACGACCGTCTACACGGAATCGTCGGCGCCGCAGGTCCAGTACCTGCTGGACGACAACGACGCGATGGGGTGCGTCGTCGAGAACGAGGACCTGCTGGAGACGGTCCTCTCCGTCGAGGACGAACTCGACCTGGAGTTCGTCGTCGTCGTCGACGAGTTCGAGGCCCACGCCGACCGCGAGGACATCCACAGCCTCGCGGAGGTCCACGAACTCGGCGTCGAGAGCTTCGACGAGGAGCGGTTCCAGTCGTGGCTCGACGACCGCGAGTGGACGGACCTCTGTTCGCTCGTCTACACCTCCGGGACGACGGGCGACCCGAAGGGCGTCGAGTTGACGCACAAGAATTGGCGGACCTGCTTCAACCAGCTCCGGAAGCGCATCGGACCGCGACCCGACAAGGGCGACGACATCCCGGTGATGGAGGCGGGCATGACGGCGCTGTCCTTCCTGCCGCTGGCGCACGCCTTCGAGCGCATCAACCACTTCCACGAACTCGGCATCGGGATGACCGTCGCCTACGCCGAGAGCGCCGACACCGTCGGCGACGACATCGAGCAGGTCGGCCCGGACGCCGCGGCGTCGGTGCCGCGGGTCTACGAGCGCATCTACAACCAGATGCGCGAGCAGGCCGCCGAGTCGCCGGTCAAGAAGCGCATCTTCGAGTGGGCCGTCGACACGGCACAGACCTACGACGACGCCGACGACCCCGGATTCCTCCTGGAGACGAAGCTCTCCATCGCCGACCGACTGGTCTTCTCGCAGGTTCGGGAGGCGCTGGGCGGCAACATCAAACTGTTCGTCTCCGGCGGCGGGTCGCTGTCGGCGGACCTGGCGAAACTGTACCGCGCGATGGGGCTGACCATCCTCGAGGGGTACGGTCTCACCGAGACGGCGCCCGCGCTGACCACGAACCCGCCCGAGGACATCCGCATCGGGACGATGGGCACCGCCCTCTGTGAGGTCGACCTCGCGCTCGACCCTCACGTCGTCACCGAGGAGACCAAGGAGTCCGCCGAGGGCGAGGTGGGCGAACTGCTGGCGAAGGGACCCAACGTCTTCTCGTCGTACTGGAACAAGCCGGACAAGACCGCGGCGGCGTTCACCGAGGACGGCTACTTCCGGACCGGCGACATCGTCGCCCGCGACGAGGACGGCTACGTCACCTTCGTCGACCGGCGGAAGAACCTCCTCGTACTCGACACGGGCAAGAACGTCGCACCCGAACCCATCGAGGGCGAGTTCGCCACCTCCGCCCGCGTCGACCAGATCATGGTCACCGGCGACGACGAGAAGTTCATCGGCGCGGTCATCGCGCCGAACCTCGAACAGATGCGCGAGTGGGCCGACGAGGAGGGCATCGACCTCCCCGAGGACCCCGAGACCGCCGTCCGCGACGACCGCGTCCACGAGTGGATCGCCGAGGAGGTCGACCGGGTCAACGAGCGCCTCGGCCACCACGAGACCATCAAGGAGTTCCGGCTGGTCGGTCAGGAGTGGACCGCCGACAACGACCTGCTCACGCCGTCGATGAAGAAGAAGCGCCGCAACATCCGGGAGACCTACAGCGAGGAGATCGACGACATCTACGGCCGGCGGGCGGAAGCCGAGGCGACGACGGACTGA
- a CDS encoding Hsp20/alpha crystallin family protein, with protein sequence MIREVGESLGRVVLDGIGRASSRVQERKPLSVDLLESDDAYLAVFDAPGARAGDVDVRFDENTLTVRVDRFREDHEGYAMRFPGRGLSLSGSVTLPETADVEVDRAEATLTGSGALEVLIPKAAGEEAVTASDTVGADEGSADEASADA encoded by the coding sequence ATGATTCGGGAGGTCGGGGAGTCGCTGGGCCGGGTCGTCCTCGACGGCATCGGCCGGGCCTCCAGTCGCGTCCAGGAGCGCAAGCCGCTGTCGGTCGACCTGCTGGAGAGCGACGACGCCTACCTCGCGGTGTTCGACGCGCCCGGCGCGCGCGCCGGCGACGTCGACGTCAGGTTCGACGAGAACACCCTCACGGTCCGCGTCGACCGGTTCCGCGAGGACCACGAGGGCTACGCGATGCGGTTTCCGGGGCGGGGACTCTCGCTGAGCGGGTCGGTGACGCTTCCGGAGACGGCCGACGTCGAGGTCGACCGCGCGGAGGCGACCCTGACCGGCAGCGGCGCTCTCGAGGTGCTGATTCCGAAGGCGGCGGGCGAGGAAGCGGTCACCGCCTCGGACACCGTCGGGGCCGACGAGGGGTCGGCCGACGAGGCGTCCGCGGACGCCTAG
- a CDS encoding DUF6653 family protein — translation MNVPAADEIEETLWRRHANPKSGWSRVPTGPVLVYAVYRRNVRLLAAALVWTVVNPFLFSPPAHEDAWMTRAVLAERWWIHEEGNHTVGFGYPNVCNAAGALGFFAALYAAWRRRPAGAALGTVASVGLKLWWLAVLVERYDAREQ, via the coding sequence ATGAACGTCCCCGCCGCCGACGAGATAGAGGAGACGCTGTGGCGCCGCCACGCCAACCCGAAGAGCGGCTGGTCGCGGGTTCCGACCGGGCCGGTGCTGGTGTACGCGGTCTACCGCCGGAACGTCCGCCTCCTCGCCGCGGCGCTGGTGTGGACCGTCGTCAACCCGTTTCTCTTCTCGCCGCCGGCCCACGAGGACGCCTGGATGACCCGCGCGGTGCTGGCCGAGCGGTGGTGGATTCACGAGGAGGGCAACCACACGGTCGGGTTCGGCTACCCGAACGTCTGCAACGCGGCTGGCGCGCTGGGCTTTTTCGCCGCGCTGTACGCCGCCTGGCGGCGCCGACCCGCCGGGGCCGCCCTCGGGACGGTCGCCTCGGTCGGCCTGAAACTGTGGTGGCTGGCCGTGCTGGTCGAACGCTACGACGCCCGAGAGCAGTGA
- a CDS encoding glycosyltransferase family 4 protein: MRIAVVIEDPPPHADRDGAVRLRRFAREFADRDHDVTVYCTGWWDDHERRIEREGVVYEAVTVAPARTSFLARIPALLARDRPDAVVVSPSPPGAAVAASVGGALARAPVVCDWFGDEPGPADPRRRRLAARAPTLVVTPSELGRTRVRELGVPAADTAVVPQSVDYPLVESTPPRERDGPEAVYARRLDADANLGSFLLALAELRRREDWSATVIGDGPERADYETQAAELGIADRVAFVGDLDREARVATYRAADAFVQTARREQFAEELLWALSAGCVGVVEYQTDSSAHELLEGHDRGIRVTESEALDDALVDAWAIPHRDLAEPMRAYDHAAVAGDYIGLFRERGVDAR, translated from the coding sequence ATGCGAATCGCGGTCGTCATCGAGGACCCGCCGCCGCACGCCGACCGGGACGGCGCGGTCCGGCTGCGACGGTTCGCCCGGGAGTTCGCCGACCGCGACCACGATGTCACCGTCTACTGCACCGGCTGGTGGGACGACCACGAGCGTCGCATCGAGCGCGAGGGCGTCGTCTACGAGGCGGTGACGGTCGCCCCCGCCCGGACCTCCTTCCTGGCCCGCATTCCGGCGCTTTTGGCCCGCGACCGGCCGGACGCCGTCGTCGTCTCGCCGTCGCCGCCCGGCGCGGCCGTCGCCGCCAGCGTCGGCGGTGCCCTCGCCCGCGCGCCGGTGGTCTGCGACTGGTTCGGCGACGAACCGGGACCGGCCGACCCCCGTCGCCGTCGGCTCGCGGCCCGCGCGCCGACGCTCGTCGTCACCCCCTCGGAACTGGGGCGGACCCGGGTCCGCGAACTCGGCGTCCCGGCGGCCGACACGGCGGTCGTGCCCCAGAGCGTCGACTACCCGCTCGTGGAGTCGACGCCGCCGCGGGAGCGGGACGGTCCCGAGGCCGTCTACGCCCGCCGGCTGGACGCCGACGCCAACCTCGGGAGCTTCCTGCTGGCCCTGGCGGAGCTTCGCCGCCGCGAGGACTGGTCGGCGACCGTGATCGGCGACGGTCCCGAGCGGGCCGACTACGAGACCCAGGCCGCCGAGCTGGGCATCGCCGACCGGGTCGCCTTCGTCGGCGACCTCGACCGCGAGGCGCGGGTGGCGACGTACCGGGCCGCCGACGCCTTCGTCCAGACGGCGCGCCGCGAGCAGTTCGCCGAGGAACTGCTGTGGGCGCTTTCGGCCGGCTGCGTCGGCGTCGTCGAGTACCAGACCGACTCCAGCGCCCACGAACTGCTGGAGGGGCACGACCGCGGCATCCGCGTCACCGAATCGGAGGCGCTGGACGACGCCCTCGTCGACGCCTGGGCGATACCGCACCGCGACCTCGCCGAACCGATGCGGGCCTACGACCACGCTGCCGTCGCCGGCGACTACATCGGGCTGTTCCGCGAGCGCGGCGTCGACGCCCGGTAG
- a CDS encoding radical SAM protein, which produces MKDPAEIEVTIVDGYVDEPAHFGVPPYVSTYPRFAAGAAVDAGVPRESVTYHTIDELREDGHKKRDVVDADLFVYVGGMTVPGNYVGGTPAEPDEVRELAWTAEGTSVMGGPVRFGVGESNEGATETERQNLDYDFLALADVEAAVYDLVHGGLEGFEDRYRDNAELDRWAAKGAFVVEQHPDHPDYLIAEMETSRGCPYRCSFCTEPMYGDPAFRTPDAVVAEVDALSDHGVRHFRLGRQADILAYGGDGEAPNPDALRELYGGIREAVPNLGTLHLDNMNPVTITEYPEKSREGIRIIAEHNTPGDTAAFGLESADPLVQEKNNLLVTAEECLEAVRVVNEAGGWRPGEEPDTGPSVDPDADRLPKLLPGINLVHGLEGERRETFEHNKRFLQDVYDEGLMLRRINIRQVMAFEGTEMAETGAEVANDHKQLFKSYKEEVREEIDRPMLKRVAPPGTVLPNVYLEYHQDGRTFGRQLGTYALLVGIPGERELGRTVDVAVTDYGFRSVSGVPYPLDVNAASMDELRMLPGVGKQRAGNILVDRPYDSVEEVADGVDADLSRFFEAGRAPGAD; this is translated from the coding sequence ATGAAGGACCCGGCGGAAATCGAGGTCACGATAGTCGACGGGTACGTCGACGAACCGGCACACTTCGGCGTGCCGCCCTACGTCTCGACGTACCCGCGCTTCGCCGCCGGGGCCGCCGTCGACGCCGGCGTCCCCCGGGAGTCGGTCACCTACCACACCATCGACGAACTCCGCGAGGACGGACACAAGAAACGCGACGTCGTCGACGCCGACCTGTTCGTCTACGTCGGCGGCATGACCGTCCCGGGCAACTACGTCGGCGGCACGCCCGCCGAACCCGACGAGGTGCGCGAGCTGGCCTGGACCGCCGAGGGAACGAGCGTGATGGGCGGTCCCGTCCGGTTCGGCGTCGGCGAGTCCAACGAGGGCGCCACCGAGACCGAGCGGCAGAACCTCGACTACGACTTCCTCGCGCTGGCGGACGTCGAGGCCGCGGTCTACGACCTCGTCCACGGCGGCCTCGAGGGGTTCGAGGACCGCTACCGCGACAACGCCGAGTTGGACCGCTGGGCGGCGAAGGGCGCCTTCGTCGTCGAGCAGCACCCCGACCACCCCGACTACCTCATCGCGGAGATGGAGACCTCCCGGGGCTGTCCCTACCGGTGTTCGTTCTGCACGGAGCCGATGTACGGCGACCCAGCCTTCCGGACGCCCGACGCCGTCGTGGCGGAGGTCGACGCCCTGTCGGACCACGGCGTCCGACACTTCCGGCTCGGCCGCCAGGCCGACATCCTCGCGTACGGCGGCGACGGCGAGGCGCCCAACCCCGACGCGCTCCGGGAACTGTACGGCGGCATCCGCGAGGCCGTCCCGAATCTCGGCACGCTGCACCTCGACAACATGAACCCCGTGACCATCACGGAGTACCCCGAGAAGTCCCGGGAGGGGATTCGCATCATCGCCGAGCACAACACGCCCGGCGACACCGCCGCCTTCGGCCTGGAGTCGGCCGACCCGCTCGTCCAGGAGAAGAACAACCTGCTCGTGACCGCAGAGGAGTGTCTTGAGGCGGTCCGCGTGGTCAACGAGGCCGGCGGCTGGCGCCCCGGCGAGGAGCCGGACACCGGGCCGAGCGTCGATCCGGACGCCGACCGCCTGCCGAAACTCCTCCCCGGAATCAACCTCGTCCACGGCCTGGAGGGCGAGCGCCGCGAGACCTTCGAGCACAACAAGCGGTTCCTGCAGGACGTCTACGACGAGGGGCTGATGCTCCGGCGCATCAACATCCGGCAGGTGATGGCCTTCGAGGGCACCGAGATGGCCGAGACCGGTGCGGAGGTGGCCAACGACCACAAGCAACTGTTCAAGAGCTACAAGGAGGAGGTCCGCGAGGAGATCGACCGCCCGATGCTGAAGCGGGTCGCCCCGCCGGGGACCGTCCTGCCGAACGTCTACCTCGAGTACCATCAGGACGGCAGGACCTTCGGCCGGCAACTGGGTACCTACGCCCTGCTCGTCGGCATCCCGGGCGAGCGCGAACTCGGCCGGACGGTCGACGTCGCCGTCACCGACTACGGCTTCCGGTCGGTGTCGGGCGTCCCCTACCCGCTCGACGTCAACGCTGCCTCGATGGACGAGTTGCGGATGCTGCCCGGCGTCGGCAAGCAGCGGGCCGGCAACATCCTCGTCGACCGGCCCTACGACTCCGTCGAGGAAGTCGCCGACGGCGTCGACGCCGACCTCTCGCGGTTCTTCGAGGCCGGCCGCGCGCCGGGCGCCGACTGA
- a CDS encoding DUF7559 family protein: MPKTLEVVCNREACDLDMFELHYRYSMPDGTGVESFTCPYCGESDGLEEIHA; this comes from the coding sequence ATGCCGAAGACCCTGGAAGTCGTCTGCAACCGCGAGGCGTGCGACCTCGACATGTTCGAGCTACACTACCGGTACTCGATGCCGGACGGCACGGGTGTCGAGTCGTTCACCTGCCCGTACTGCGGCGAGAGCGACGGCCTCGAGGAAATCCACGCATGA